The following proteins are co-located in the Planctomycetota bacterium genome:
- the gatC gene encoding Asp-tRNA(Asn)/Glu-tRNA(Gln) amidotransferase subunit GatC: MDLNRDQIDYVAHLSRLALSEAERQLFGSQLASVLAYFEKLAELDTSDVAPTAHVMGLRNVFRDDVERPSAPREAMLANAPAQACGCYVVPKILD, from the coding sequence ATGGACCTCAACCGAGACCAGATAGACTATGTGGCGCATCTCTCGCGCCTCGCGCTCAGCGAGGCCGAGCGCCAGCTCTTCGGCTCTCAGCTCGCCAGCGTGCTGGCCTACTTCGAGAAGCTCGCCGAGCTGGACACCTCGGACGTGGCGCCGACGGCGCACGTCATGGGCCTGCGCAACGTCTTCCGCGACGACGTGGAGCGCCCCTCGGCCCCTCGCGAGGCGATGCTGGCGAATGCCCCCGCGCAGGCCTGCGGCTGTTATGTGGTGCCCAAGATCCTCGATTGA
- a CDS encoding zf-HC2 domain-containing protein has translation MTCKEVVDQLDALELGALTEEAREAVEAHLASCSACRTALAEVRRVDEALRSAFAWAEPSPAFAQSILARARTQVSWRRWLAAGAAAAAAAACLTVALLRPHRTQISPSVEPVSARREAASIPGGLLAGELLDGYGLPARRLVQGRPYVAAEPAAVGLAPDSLLLVASGSQFTGMPGPTGEGTGLSLLAGSLIGQVGGRGRELAIELAPELGGAIARTRGCEFYSAGFPANRLAAGMAFPEGALAHWPESIRIHVFSGHLDLDLGAQKLTLAEGDSAIIAGGVSAGTARVVEERARALRAALGEALVEKRARYARLRDEYARRLLELRSPAVQEGLPHLSQRVEFVERLLHAHAATLSRLEANHPEFFELDAAAAELRRLEQVREEADHSLERFLVLMAALN, from the coding sequence ATGACCTGCAAAGAAGTTGTGGATCAACTGGACGCTTTGGAGCTCGGCGCCCTCACCGAGGAGGCCCGCGAGGCTGTCGAGGCCCACTTGGCGTCGTGCTCCGCCTGCCGCACGGCGCTGGCCGAGGTGCGCCGAGTGGATGAGGCGCTGCGTTCGGCGTTCGCCTGGGCCGAGCCCTCGCCCGCCTTCGCCCAGAGCATACTGGCCCGTGCGCGCACGCAAGTGTCGTGGCGGCGGTGGCTTGCGGCGGGCGCTGCCGCAGCGGCGGCGGCGGCGTGCCTCACTGTGGCTCTGCTTCGTCCCCACCGCACACAGATCTCCCCGTCGGTTGAACCGGTCTCGGCCCGCCGCGAGGCAGCATCCATTCCCGGCGGGCTGCTGGCCGGCGAACTGCTCGATGGCTACGGGCTTCCCGCTCGGCGGCTGGTGCAGGGCCGGCCCTACGTGGCGGCCGAGCCGGCCGCCGTTGGCCTCGCCCCCGACTCCCTGCTCCTGGTGGCCAGCGGCAGCCAGTTCACGGGAATGCCCGGCCCCACGGGCGAGGGGACCGGCCTGAGTCTGCTGGCCGGCAGCCTGATCGGGCAGGTGGGCGGGCGCGGCAGGGAACTGGCGATCGAGCTCGCGCCCGAACTGGGCGGCGCCATCGCAAGAACAAGAGGCTGCGAGTTTTACAGCGCGGGCTTCCCCGCCAACCGGCTCGCCGCCGGCATGGCCTTCCCCGAGGGCGCGCTGGCCCACTGGCCCGAGAGCATCCGCATCCATGTCTTCAGCGGGCACCTGGACCTCGACCTCGGCGCACAGAAGCTCACCCTGGCCGAAGGCGATTCGGCCATCATCGCGGGCGGCGTATCGGCCGGCACCGCGCGCGTCGTGGAAGAGCGGGCGCGCGCGCTCCGCGCGGCACTCGGCGAGGCCCTGGTCGAGAAGCGGGCGCGCTACGCCCGCCTGCGCGACGAGTACGCCCGCCGGCTCCTTGAGCTTCGTTCGCCCGCGGTGCAGGAAGGGCTGCCCCACCTGAGCCAGCGCGTCGAGTTCGTCGAACGCCTGCTCCACGCGCACGCCGCCACCTTGAGCCGCCTCGAGGCCAACCATCCCGAGTTCTTCGAGCTCGACGCCGCGGCGGCGGAGTTGCGGCGCCTGGAGCAGGTCCGCGAGGAGGCCGATCACTCCCTCGAGCGCTTCCTGGTGCTCATGGCGGCCTTGAACTGA
- a CDS encoding 3-hydroxyacyl-ACP dehydratase FabZ family protein: MPKPPIVDPASIDTSRIQYDIEAIRKCNRQRFEMEQLTAIVHVDTEKRLIIAYKDVSDQEFWVRGHIPGRPLMPGVVMCEAVAQAASFLIAQCVKDLKDFVGFGGMDEVRFRGEVKPGDRFIVVGQIESLRRAYAVMQAQAFVGTRMVFEGKIIGVPM, translated from the coding sequence GTGCCCAAGCCGCCCATCGTGGACCCCGCCTCGATTGACACGAGCCGCATCCAGTACGACATCGAGGCGATCCGCAAGTGCAACCGCCAGCGCTTCGAGATGGAGCAGCTCACGGCCATCGTGCACGTGGACACCGAGAAGCGCCTCATCATCGCCTACAAGGACGTCTCGGACCAGGAGTTCTGGGTCCGCGGCCACATTCCCGGCCGTCCGCTCATGCCCGGCGTGGTGATGTGCGAGGCGGTCGCCCAGGCCGCCAGCTTCCTCATCGCCCAGTGCGTGAAGGACCTCAAGGACTTCGTCGGCTTCGGCGGGATGGACGAGGTGCGTTTCCGCGGCGAGGTGAAGCCGGGCGACCGCTTCATCGTCGTGGGCCAGATCGAGAGCCTGCGCCGCGCCTATGCCGTCATGCAGGCCCAGGCCTTCGTCGGCACCAGAATGGTCTTCGAGGGAAAGATCATCGGCGTCCCCATGTAG
- a CDS encoding type II toxin-antitoxin system HicA family toxin, whose protein sequence is MSDWPSCKARDVLRALLRIGWAVKRRAGGSLQVLSRPGWPDLVFAFHDREEIGPRMLARIARRTGLRPEDL, encoded by the coding sequence GTGAGCGATTGGCCATCGTGCAAAGCGCGAGACGTGTTACGGGCCTTGCTACGCATTGGCTGGGCAGTCAAGCGCAGGGCTGGGGGTTCACTTCAGGTGCTATCCCGTCCGGGATGGCCTGACCTCGTTTTCGCCTTCCATGACCGCGAGGAGATCGGCCCTCGCATGCTCGCGCGGATTGCCAGGCGAACGGGGTTGCGCCCCGAAGACCTGTGA
- a CDS encoding uroporphyrinogen decarboxylase family protein, which yields MTGQQRFLKALRRQQPDRVPVWELIVNEPIIRALHGPGVSYHDFCDREDLDGVTTFENQRVTRLDPHTVRDEWGILWRTDEATGIPYRVDGPIKSPADLDAYRAPDPDADHRLLTLAEAVRRFQGRRAIVFLSHDAFEFSCYLYGMDRLLMAYVAEPQVAHRLARIVTDYKKRVCERAAALGADVLLTGDDYANRKAPLMSPAHFREFCLPYLQEMVDTAHRLRKPFIKHTDGNLWPILDDLVGAGIDALDPIEPIAGMDIGEVKARYGRRIALCGNVDCGELLSRGTPDDVVEAVKETIAKASPGGGHILASSNSIHPAVRPANYRAMLAAARRFGQYPLDRRLVAEYRGRRYIERFLG from the coding sequence ATGACGGGTCAACAGCGCTTCCTCAAAGCCCTCCGCCGCCAGCAGCCCGACCGCGTGCCGGTGTGGGAACTCATCGTCAACGAGCCGATCATCCGCGCCCTCCACGGGCCGGGCGTCTCGTACCACGACTTCTGCGACCGCGAGGACCTCGACGGCGTCACCACCTTCGAGAACCAGCGCGTCACCCGCCTCGACCCGCACACCGTGCGCGACGAGTGGGGCATCCTCTGGCGCACCGACGAGGCCACCGGCATCCCCTACCGGGTGGACGGCCCGATCAAGTCGCCCGCCGACCTCGACGCCTATCGCGCGCCCGACCCCGACGCCGACCACCGCCTGCTCACCCTGGCCGAGGCCGTGCGCCGCTTCCAGGGCCGCCGCGCCATCGTCTTCCTCAGCCACGACGCCTTCGAGTTCTCCTGCTACCTCTACGGCATGGACCGCCTGCTCATGGCCTACGTGGCCGAGCCCCAGGTGGCCCACCGCCTCGCCCGCATCGTCACCGACTACAAGAAGCGCGTGTGCGAACGCGCCGCCGCGCTCGGCGCCGACGTGCTGCTCACGGGCGACGACTACGCCAACCGCAAGGCCCCCCTCATGTCGCCCGCCCACTTCCGCGAGTTCTGCCTGCCCTATCTCCAGGAGATGGTGGACACCGCGCACCGCCTGCGCAAGCCCTTCATCAAGCACACCGACGGCAACCTGTGGCCGATCCTCGACGACCTGGTGGGCGCGGGCATTGACGCGCTCGACCCCATCGAGCCGATCGCGGGGATGGACATCGGCGAGGTGAAGGCCCGGTACGGCCGCCGCATCGCCCTGTGCGGCAACGTAGACTGCGGCGAGCTGCTCTCGCGCGGCACGCCCGACGACGTGGTCGAGGCCGTCAAAGAGACCATCGCCAAGGCCAGCCCGGGCGGCGGCCACATCCTCGCCTCGTCCAACAGCATCCACCCCGCCGTCCGCCCCGCCAACTACCGGGCCATGCTCGCCGCCGCGCGCCGCTTCGGCCAATACCCGCTCGACCGACGCCTCGTCGCCGAGTACCGCGGCCGCCGCTACATCGAACGCTTCTTGGGCTGA
- a CDS encoding tetratricopeptide repeat protein — MRAPRPALLLAASLMSAIASAAAPPPREPQAPYTRAMDTIEITAPEAPVTLAGTVLGTVKRGQWFGVRERKEDLLAIQFFGGRNLRQGWVRAADARVLADGDVDLAAQALELAREFDPAVDVKALRAEVDALAARVARAAAEGAAPRDKALRISLQLFGTEGFRYDVTPRTLDRVLRERRGNCLGLSLLYLCAAEKLGMAFHMLPFPGHALIRYDDGQEQFNVEPSMGGMVFRDEAYMLRRYGQPQGIGWTLLSKPQTMTMLLADVGGMLGDHKRTAEATRCFTRAIEVNPRYEGAYYNWGTALAAQGQHALACDKFARATQLRPGFLDAYNNWGTSLVQLGELRWACDKFAAAARLDPTSPTPLYNWGMTLLRLGQRDEAIAKLAQAIELQPSLKKLVDDALAQ; from the coding sequence ATGCGAGCCCCGCGCCCTGCTCTCCTCCTTGCGGCCTCGCTGATGTCCGCGATCGCCTCCGCGGCCGCGCCGCCGCCCCGCGAGCCCCAGGCCCCCTACACCCGGGCCATGGACACCATCGAGATCACTGCGCCCGAGGCGCCCGTGACGCTGGCCGGCACCGTGCTCGGCACGGTGAAGAGGGGCCAGTGGTTCGGCGTGCGCGAGCGCAAGGAGGACCTGCTGGCCATCCAGTTCTTCGGCGGCCGCAACCTGCGCCAGGGCTGGGTGCGCGCCGCCGACGCCCGCGTGCTGGCCGACGGCGATGTGGACCTGGCCGCCCAAGCCCTGGAGCTGGCGCGCGAGTTCGACCCCGCGGTGGACGTGAAGGCCCTGCGCGCCGAGGTGGACGCCCTGGCGGCCCGCGTGGCCCGGGCCGCGGCCGAGGGCGCCGCGCCGCGCGACAAGGCCCTCCGCATCAGCCTCCAGCTCTTCGGCACCGAGGGCTTCCGCTACGACGTGACGCCCCGCACCCTCGACCGCGTGCTCCGCGAGCGCCGCGGCAACTGCCTCGGCCTCTCGCTCCTCTACCTGTGCGCCGCCGAGAAGCTCGGCATGGCCTTCCACATGCTCCCCTTCCCCGGCCACGCCCTCATCCGCTACGACGACGGCCAGGAGCAGTTCAACGTCGAGCCCAGCATGGGCGGCATGGTCTTCCGCGACGAGGCCTACATGCTGCGCCGCTACGGCCAGCCGCAGGGCATCGGCTGGACCCTCCTCTCGAAGCCCCAGACGATGACCATGCTGCTCGCCGACGTGGGCGGCATGCTCGGCGACCACAAGCGCACGGCCGAGGCCACCCGCTGCTTCACGCGCGCCATCGAGGTCAACCCCCGCTACGAAGGCGCCTACTACAACTGGGGCACCGCGCTCGCCGCCCAGGGCCAGCACGCCCTCGCCTGCGACAAGTTCGCCCGAGCCACCCAGCTCCGCCCCGGGTTTCTGGACGCCTACAACAACTGGGGCACCTCGCTCGTCCAGCTCGGCGAGCTGCGCTGGGCCTGCGACAAGTTCGCCGCCGCGGCCCGGCTCGACCCCACGTCGCCCACGCCCCTCTACAACTGGGGCATGACTCTGCTCCGCCTCGGCCAACGCGACGAGGCCATCGCCAAACTCGCCCAGGCCATCGAGCTCCAGCCCAGCCTCAAGAAGCTCGTGGACGACGCCCTGGCCCAGTAA
- a CDS encoding adenine nucleotide alpha hydrolase translates to MTHAARPKAWLAWSSGKDAAWALHAVGGTSSSRVSRRGDTPPTMTEEIEVIGLLTTITAPYDRVSMHGVRRELVEAQARAAGLPLHKVLIPAPCSNETYEAAMAEAMATAKSLGVSRMVFGDLFLEDVRRYREEKLAPTGIQPVFPLWGLDTRALAREMIAAGLRAYVTCLDPRKLPRELAGRPFDQAFLDALPDGVDPCAERGEFHTFACAGPMFAQPIPVRVGETVEREGFVFADLIHGASES, encoded by the coding sequence ATGACACACGCGGCACGACCGAAGGCCTGGCTCGCCTGGAGCAGCGGCAAGGACGCTGCCTGGGCGCTGCACGCTGTGGGCGGGACGTCCTCATCCCGCGTGTCGCGGCGTGGGGACACGCCGCCCACAATGACGGAGGAGATCGAGGTCATCGGCCTCCTCACCACGATCACTGCGCCGTACGACCGCGTGTCCATGCACGGCGTGCGACGCGAACTCGTCGAGGCCCAGGCTCGCGCAGCCGGGCTGCCGCTGCACAAGGTGCTCATCCCCGCGCCCTGCTCCAACGAGACCTACGAGGCCGCCATGGCCGAGGCGATGGCGACCGCGAAGTCGCTCGGCGTGAGCCGCATGGTCTTCGGCGACTTGTTTCTGGAGGATGTGCGCCGCTACCGCGAGGAGAAGCTCGCCCCCACGGGCATCCAGCCCGTCTTCCCCCTCTGGGGCCTCGACACGCGCGCTCTCGCCCGCGAGATGATCGCAGCGGGCCTTCGCGCCTACGTCACCTGCCTCGACCCGCGCAAGCTGCCCCGCGAGCTGGCCGGGCGGCCCTTCGACCAGGCATTCCTCGACGCCCTGCCCGACGGCGTGGACCCCTGTGCCGAGCGGGGCGAGTTCCACACCTTCGCCTGCGCCGGCCCCATGTTCGCTCAGCCTATTCCCGTGCGCGTCGGCGAAACCGTCGAGCGCGAGGGCTTCGTCTTCGCCGACCTGATCCACGGTGCCAGCGAATCGTGA
- a CDS encoding dienelactone hydrolase family protein yields the protein MRTSRRRFLASATALAAFPGCYWSGTMKRRPIVPWLSEVQAAPADLPADTPRLAPLLVDAHGRPITTLGAWRTRRAELRQAWLDFLGTVRAERARPKLEVLEEDRPEGCIRQLVRYESEPGIPVEAYLLKPARQTGPRPGIVALHSTTNATIRQTAGLTDTPEKAFGLGLAQRGFVAFCPKCFLWVGEGDYLARVAAFHQRHPGAKGMAKMLFDAARALDVLETLPEVDAARLGAVGHSLGGKEALYLAAFDERVKAAVSSEGGIGISFSNWDAPWYLGQEVRDPGFARSHHELVGLIAPRAFLLLGGDDADGTRSWPYIEAALPVYRLYGGPARVGLFNHRKGHSVPPEAEERVREWFAACL from the coding sequence ATGCGAACGAGCCGGCGGCGGTTCCTGGCCTCGGCCACGGCTCTGGCCGCATTCCCCGGATGCTACTGGAGCGGGACCATGAAGAGGCGACCGATTGTGCCCTGGCTGTCGGAAGTGCAGGCGGCCCCCGCCGACTTGCCGGCGGATACACCCCGGCTGGCGCCGCTGCTGGTGGATGCACACGGGCGCCCCATCACCACGCTCGGGGCCTGGCGCACGCGACGGGCTGAGCTGCGCCAGGCCTGGCTCGACTTCCTCGGCACGGTGCGGGCCGAGCGCGCACGCCCCAAGCTCGAGGTGCTGGAGGAGGACCGCCCCGAGGGCTGCATCCGCCAGCTCGTGCGCTACGAGAGCGAGCCGGGAATCCCCGTCGAGGCCTACCTGCTCAAGCCCGCCAGGCAGACCGGCCCGCGGCCCGGCATCGTCGCCCTCCATTCCACCACCAACGCCACGATCCGCCAGACGGCCGGCCTCACCGACACGCCCGAAAAGGCGTTCGGCCTCGGCCTCGCGCAGCGCGGCTTCGTGGCCTTCTGCCCCAAGTGCTTCCTGTGGGTGGGCGAGGGCGACTACCTCGCCCGCGTGGCCGCCTTCCACCAGCGCCACCCCGGCGCCAAGGGCATGGCCAAGATGCTCTTCGACGCCGCGCGCGCCCTGGACGTGCTCGAGACCCTGCCCGAGGTGGACGCCGCGCGCCTGGGCGCCGTGGGCCACTCGCTGGGCGGCAAGGAGGCGCTCTACCTCGCCGCCTTCGACGAGCGGGTCAAAGCCGCCGTCTCCAGCGAGGGCGGCATCGGCATCTCCTTCTCGAACTGGGACGCCCCCTGGTACCTCGGCCAGGAGGTGCGCGACCCGGGCTTCGCGCGCAGCCACCACGAACTGGTCGGCCTGATCGCGCCGCGGGCCTTCCTGCTCCTGGGCGGCGACGACGCCGATGGGACGCGGAGCTGGCCCTACATCGAGGCGGCGCTGCCCGTCTACCGCCTCTACGGCGGCCCCGCCCGGGTCGGCCTGTTCAATCACCGCAAGGGGCACAGCGTGCCACCCGAGGCCGAGGAGCGCGTCCGCGAGTGGTTCGCTGCGTGCCTGTAG
- a CDS encoding PA14 domain-containing protein — translation MRALWAAVLMVGLASLARAEGPREYKQGLVAHYYQDPQFWGGNWPDGVSVPKVNPADWTFTTYAYSRVEPLINHLFIRNGWFSIRWVGYINIEPGASGEHKASDPVNVGFELWADDGARLFIDGQKLIDDWRARWEKTPQSRRKAAATLTPGYHRIVIEYFQGQSLEKDDHDPAKLYWTIGGRRQIVPASHLFHTDEDLETR, via the coding sequence ATGAGAGCGCTGTGGGCGGCGGTGCTGATGGTGGGGCTGGCGTCGCTGGCGCGGGCCGAGGGCCCGCGCGAGTACAAGCAGGGCCTCGTCGCGCACTACTACCAGGACCCCCAGTTCTGGGGCGGCAACTGGCCCGACGGCGTGAGCGTGCCGAAGGTGAATCCGGCCGACTGGACGTTCACGACCTACGCCTACAGCCGCGTGGAGCCGCTCATCAACCACCTGTTCATCCGCAACGGCTGGTTCAGCATCCGGTGGGTCGGCTACATCAACATCGAGCCCGGCGCCTCGGGCGAACACAAGGCCTCGGACCCTGTGAACGTGGGCTTCGAGCTGTGGGCCGACGACGGCGCGCGGCTCTTCATTGATGGCCAGAAGCTCATTGACGACTGGCGCGCCCGCTGGGAGAAGACGCCCCAGTCGCGCCGCAAGGCCGCCGCGACCCTCACCCCCGGCTACCACCGCATCGTCATCGAGTACTTCCAGGGCCAGAGCCTGGAGAAGGACGACCACGATCCAGCGAAGCTCTACTGGACCATCGGGGGCCGCAGGCAGATCGTGCCCGCCTCACATCTGTTCCACACCGACGAGGACCTCGAGACCCGCTAG
- a CDS encoding sigma-70 family RNA polymerase sigma factor has product MESRSAGDPLAPEDGQLAERARAGDRRAFAALVERYQGLVIARAYAVLHDRAEAEDAAQDAFLRAFRSLGQLRQPEAFVSWLLKTVLNVARRRASKRARHPTSLLDAAVADRREPHPEVLDAVATLPEGYQQVIHLHYSQGCSCEEIARLLGLQTGSVTSRLTRARQMLRKMLSEDRHKQ; this is encoded by the coding sequence ATGGAAAGCCGGTCGGCAGGCGACCCCTTGGCTCCGGAGGACGGCCAGCTTGCCGAACGGGCCAGAGCCGGCGACCGGCGGGCCTTTGCCGCGCTCGTCGAGCGCTATCAGGGCCTTGTGATCGCCCGCGCCTACGCCGTCCTGCACGATCGAGCCGAGGCCGAGGATGCGGCTCAAGACGCGTTTCTGCGGGCCTTCCGCTCGCTGGGTCAGCTCAGGCAGCCGGAGGCATTTGTCTCCTGGCTCCTCAAGACCGTGCTCAACGTGGCCCGCCGGCGCGCCTCGAAGCGCGCGCGGCACCCCACGAGCCTGCTCGACGCCGCTGTTGCAGACCGCCGTGAGCCGCACCCCGAGGTGCTCGACGCCGTCGCCACGCTGCCCGAGGGCTATCAGCAGGTGATCCACCTGCACTACTCCCAGGGCTGCTCGTGCGAGGAGATTGCGCGGCTCCTGGGGCTCCAGACCGGGTCCGTGACATCTCGGCTGACGCGCGCACGGCAAATGCTCCGCAAGATGCTGAGTGAGGATCGGCACAAGCAATGA
- a CDS encoding Gfo/Idh/MocA family oxidoreductase, with protein MPKKVEGKVRVAIIGSGGIAGAHCAGMLKHKDKVECVALCDISEKNLKARNDQLGGERPWFTDWRKMLKDLADGLDAVIICLPHHLHAKAIVDSAAAGKHILCEKPMCMSLKEADTIAAAVQKAGITYMSAHNQLFLPAVQEAKKLLDAGAIGAIRWIRSQDCFLAGVQWFPGTWRASLKTQGGGELIDTGYHPTYRLLYLGGSKAVGVRGSMGRFVQQIEGEDTASVQVRFASGALGEILTSWAFPNPYGTHQIHVVGEKGQLFGSGNDLFLLPDGFREPAKMVLSGGDTFADQIAHFATCLQNGTRPLHSVEEGRAVLEIILAASKDAQGWQALVAKK; from the coding sequence ATGCCCAAGAAGGTCGAAGGGAAAGTCCGTGTCGCCATCATCGGCTCGGGCGGCATCGCCGGCGCCCACTGCGCCGGCATGCTCAAGCACAAGGACAAGGTCGAGTGCGTCGCCCTGTGCGACATCTCGGAGAAAAACCTCAAGGCGCGCAACGACCAGCTCGGCGGCGAGCGCCCCTGGTTCACCGACTGGCGCAAGATGCTCAAGGACCTGGCCGACGGCCTCGACGCCGTGATCATCTGCCTGCCCCACCACCTGCACGCCAAGGCCATCGTAGACTCCGCCGCCGCCGGCAAGCACATCCTGTGCGAGAAGCCGATGTGCATGAGCCTCAAGGAAGCCGACACCATCGCCGCCGCCGTCCAGAAAGCCGGCATCACCTACATGTCCGCCCACAACCAGCTCTTCCTGCCCGCCGTGCAGGAGGCCAAGAAGCTGCTCGACGCCGGCGCCATCGGCGCCATCCGCTGGATCCGGTCGCAGGACTGCTTCCTGGCCGGCGTGCAGTGGTTCCCCGGCACCTGGCGCGCCAGCCTGAAGACCCAGGGCGGCGGCGAACTGATTGACACGGGCTATCATCCCACCTATCGCCTGCTCTATCTCGGCGGCTCGAAGGCCGTGGGCGTGCGCGGCAGCATGGGCCGCTTCGTGCAGCAGATCGAAGGCGAAGACACCGCGAGCGTCCAGGTGCGCTTCGCCAGCGGCGCGCTCGGCGAAATCCTCACCTCGTGGGCCTTCCCCAACCCCTACGGCACCCACCAGATCCACGTCGTGGGCGAGAAGGGCCAGCTCTTCGGCTCGGGCAACGACCTGTTCCTGCTGCCCGACGGCTTCCGCGAGCCGGCCAAGATGGTGCTCAGCGGCGGCGACACCTTCGCCGACCAGATCGCCCACTTCGCCACCTGCCTCCAGAACGGCACCCGCCCGCTCCACTCGGTGGAGGAGGGCCGCGCCGTGCTCGAGATCATCCTGGCCGCCTCCAAGGACGCCCAGGGCTGGCAGGCCCTCGTCGCGAAGAAGTGA
- a CDS encoding type II toxin-antitoxin system HicB family antitoxin yields MRYMRIEVEREEDGRWIAEVPELPGALAYGQTREDAIARVEALALRVIADRLEQGEPIPELDELFAVPA; encoded by the coding sequence GTGAGATACATGCGGATCGAGGTGGAACGGGAAGAAGACGGGCGCTGGATCGCGGAGGTGCCTGAGCTGCCGGGGGCGCTGGCCTACGGTCAGACCCGCGAGGACGCCATCGCCAGGGTGGAAGCTCTGGCACTGCGCGTCATCGCCGATCGCCTTGAGCAGGGTGAGCCTATTCCTGAGCTGGATGAGCTGTTCGCGGTACCCGCGTGA
- a CDS encoding sialidase family protein — protein MVLHVPLAALLCLAAPEPAKPKEAPVTRIQLLPPGPGNPRNSEGDFVQLQDGRLLFVYTRFTGGGADNAAAVLASRVSADGGLTWSRDDVLVVPNEGRENVMSVSLLRLKSGPIALFYLRKNGWDDCRPYLRLSTDEAKTWSEPRLCIEPGGYYVVNNDRVVQLRSGRLIIPASQHNQPGGKYSSHGTMVCYLSDDEGQTWRPSTSRLTGETDKGRVMLQEPGVIELRDGRLLMFMRTNAGCQFRSFSKDGGDTWSPAEPSNLISPLSPASIERIPKTGDLLAVWNNHEKIDAARRGKRTPFNAAISRDEGQTWEHVKTLEDDPGGWYCYTAIEFVGDRVVLGHCAGQQKTGGLNLTQITLFPVDWLYE, from the coding sequence ATGGTCCTGCACGTCCCGCTCGCCGCGCTCCTGTGCCTCGCCGCGCCCGAACCCGCCAAGCCCAAGGAGGCCCCCGTGACCCGCATCCAGCTCCTGCCGCCCGGCCCCGGCAACCCCCGCAACTCCGAGGGCGACTTCGTCCAGCTCCAGGACGGCCGCCTGCTCTTCGTCTACACCCGTTTCACCGGCGGCGGGGCCGACAACGCCGCCGCGGTCCTCGCCAGCCGCGTCTCCGCCGACGGCGGCCTCACCTGGTCGAGGGACGACGTGCTCGTCGTGCCCAACGAGGGCAGGGAAAACGTGATGAGCGTCTCGCTCCTCCGCCTCAAGTCCGGCCCGATCGCGCTCTTCTACCTGCGCAAGAACGGCTGGGACGACTGCCGCCCCTACCTCCGCCTCTCCACCGACGAGGCGAAGACCTGGAGCGAACCACGCCTGTGCATCGAGCCGGGCGGCTACTACGTGGTGAACAACGACCGCGTGGTGCAACTCCGCAGCGGTCGGCTCATCATCCCCGCCTCGCAGCACAACCAGCCCGGCGGCAAATACTCCTCGCACGGCACCATGGTGTGCTACCTCTCCGACGACGAGGGCCAGACCTGGCGCCCCAGCACCAGCCGGCTCACAGGGGAGACCGACAAGGGCCGCGTGATGCTCCAGGAGCCCGGCGTCATCGAGCTCAGGGACGGCCGCCTGCTGATGTTCATGCGCACCAACGCCGGCTGCCAGTTCCGCTCGTTCTCGAAGGACGGCGGCGACACCTGGTCGCCGGCCGAACCGTCCAACCTCATCTCGCCGCTCTCGCCCGCCTCCATCGAGCGCATCCCCAAGACCGGCGACCTGCTCGCCGTGTGGAACAACCACGAGAAGATAGACGCGGCCCGCCGCGGCAAGCGCACGCCCTTCAACGCCGCCATCTCGCGCGACGAGGGCCAGACCTGGGAGCACGTGAAGACCCTCGAGGACGACCCCGGCGGCTGGTACTGCTACACCGCCATCGAGTTCGTGGGCGACCGCGTGGTCCTCGGCCACTGCGCCGGCCAGCAGAAGACCGGCGGACTCAACCTCACGCAGATCACGCTTTTCCCCGTGGATTGGCTCTACGAATGA